The nucleotide sequence TGTTCATGAGGGACGTTCCTTTCAGATGGGTGTTGCGGATGGTGCGGTCAGGTCAACCGTCGAGCCGGCGGGCAGCCAGCGGAATCGGAGGCGTATGTCGGGGGGTGCGTCGCCGATGGCGGCCCGGATTCCTTGCTCGCCGTCGCGGAAGTGCGACCAGGCCTCATAGTGGGCGGGCGCCGCCACACGGGGCCGCAGTTCGTCGATGAGCCGTACGACGTGAGTGCCCGTCATCGTGTAACGGATCGGGCCCGTGAGTCCGAACCGCACGCCGCCGGCGTTGACGATCGCGACATCGACGTCGAGTCCGCGCGCGAACCTGCGTAGTCGGCGGGTCAGGACGGTGTCGCCGGTGACCCAGAGGTCGGGGCGGGGCTGAGACCCGCGATCCAGCAGGAATCCGATCACGTCGCCCACCACCGGACCGCTGAGGGGCGGGCCATGTCGTGCCGGCGTCGCGCTGACCCTCAGCGTCTCCTTGCCGTTGCTCTCGAGGCGTGTGCTCTCGCCCGGCTCAAGGCCCGTGACGTTCGGTAGGCGCAGGCGGCCTGCTCCGCTCGCGGTCGTGATCACCCGGCCGGCGGACGGCAGGAGCGCCCTGCCGAGCTGGTCGAGGTTGTCAGCGTGGTGGTCGTGGCTGAGCAGGATCACGTCGACCGGGCCGAGGTCGCCCGGTTGCATGGCCGGACCGCGGGTCTTCGTGCTCGAGGTACCCAGTCCGAAGGCGTAGCGGCGTCCGGGTGGGTCGAAGGTGGGATCGACGAGGATGCGCCAGCCGGCGAGTTCTACGAGGACCGTGGGTCCTCCGATGCGGGTGACCAGCACGGCGCGTGCTCACGACGCTTCGTGTGTCGGCGCCGAGGGGACGCGCAACTGTGCGAGCGCCCAGTCGAGCGCGTAGTCGGCCACTTCTTCCCACCCGTCCTGGCTGACGATGCGGTGGGTGCGACCGGCGAACTCGATCCGCTCGACGAGGGCGGTGCCCTGGGCGTAGCGCCTCAGTGCGGCGCGCTGGATCGCCAGAGGTGCGACGTGGTCGATCCCTCCCGAGATCAGCAGCAGCGGCGCGCGGT is from Microbacterium sp. LWH3-1.2 and encodes:
- a CDS encoding MBL fold metallo-hydrolase yields the protein MLVTRIGGPTVLVELAGWRILVDPTFDPPGRRYAFGLGTSSTKTRGPAMQPGDLGPVDVILLSHDHHADNLDQLGRALLPSAGRVITTASGAGRLRLPNVTGLEPGESTRLESNGKETLRVSATPARHGPPLSGPVVGDVIGFLLDRGSQPRPDLWVTGDTVLTRRLRRFARGLDVDVAIVNAGGVRFGLTGPIRYTMTGTHVVRLIDELRPRVAAPAHYEAWSHFRDGEQGIRAAIGDAPPDIRLRFRWLPAGSTVDLTAPSATPI